A genome region from Eurosta solidaginis isolate ZX-2024a chromosome 2, ASM4086904v1, whole genome shotgun sequence includes the following:
- the salr gene encoding homeotic protein spalt-major produces MCSIFHNRINYRGLRSNSNGSSNSSASLNNGLTKDFDADGNNNSGGALSNNERDVVQEVEDEETKCQDDCKAEKELPVKSKASTPECAADKDNDRQCEMGASSGELIERVSEVCEEDGEVEEESELAVSDSNEALDLSVLPGNQMPASGHVALEALQHTKVAVAQFAASALGGAQNYGEAMSELAMVQSTILNVQRQHLMQLQLIQHLQSQLKRAGDATTDEEHLDEQQTGELSDESHSEPKKRLLQPVEQDVEDKPAEFAIKVERTASASSKQETEGIESLKPSARNEENTKTEESKKVIASIDLDVCENVDHIEKLKMKSTNLSATTSTPLPAINNNNNNNYQPLLCDISSTLASSIITNHDPPPAPNEPNCLEMLQRRTEEVLDSASQSLHASHLQDEYEYTQKDAQGRGEIFKHRCKYCGKIFGSFSALQIHLRSHTGERPFHCNVCGSKFTTKGNLKVHYQRHTQIFPPMLMAHGPGSSVVEPFPPYGAPVGGAALMPNDVPIRFPVSSEAKAMDMDEPILDAPPKEKHEELSQQPRPVPTQVDEAQTLSEIPQDLRKPHLSPVLHEESEATVEAPKSPMMKPVTNLQTKLEKPETASTHHHQHPPHAHHQSKRSSSARKRSSRANTPHSATSESRKSHAHEEREVERDRERLGDVCDFPPKSTASQRRCSISRNSSNSGLEPHISSEYSLAQMERIIDKSWEDLIEIDTTSETSKLQQLVDNIENKLTDPNQCIFCHKVMSCRSSLQMHIRTHTGERPFRCKICGRAFATKGNLKAHMSIHKIKPPMRSQFKCPVCHQKFSNGIILQQHIRIHTIDDGSGAVNGFPGVALNGGVFGAFSLPLGTLPGTPAAAEAVAEHNARMKAHMDAAIEDQNSNKSMGASDNFDFSTTSDYSGQRSESSQGDFDDFMTMDSTDDSRENTSSLTPFDRRLHDDYNEERAGEATERAESDELTQPMTAMVAAAAMDLTARGFPANGISQKAFEHLPMLGMSPNFLLMAAAREEMQMLGAQGKFPVLPFGPLGFMGLHPQTNLCNLCFKIFPNPITLEHHIQTEHTKDVANNLTTTKTTITAIMTSTTTTTTTSSSNNATTTSNSGTGRADRTSPLNAKLTVSSNLFPKQTSGDTSEELTKSNSTPKTNNQNNVKDIYSGKSSRVSSPVRPQASVSPTLRQQIKQEPETEHEHDLQHSKGDLSRSSHASITARTPTPTTTTSPLRETPTLSALRPSYQTLTKPSNSEQSAPTTTHSPFELSAHAYLTMPLQSNAEQSLMQMQLLSSLPHDTMPLHYGHTQYQTHLQNQQHLPSHTQQQLLHKPLLPADAHRFPANPLDFQQALMSVGPPNLNADAANGANQKHFCHVCRRNFSSSSALQIHMRTHTGDKPFQCNVCQKAFTTKGNLKVHMGTHMWTNPTSRRGRRMSLELPLHRPGSMPAEPDFMQRRPELFFPYLPPFFNGLQPKPGDLSTGAFPNLTPPHFPNGANAGKYPPGLLGLPPFLAPPYSFAGMPPYSHGERVLERDSKSPEPTRDENKRLESPTHSTAVEAPWHMLDKIKTENNQIEETSTTPTNFSSQLDEMRNETQRLVE; encoded by the exons ATGTGTTCAATATTTCATAATCGCATAAACTATCGTGGCTTGCGTAGCAACTCGAATGGCAGCAGTAATAGTAGCGCCAGCCTTAATAATGGCTTAACCAAAGATTTCGACGCCGATGGCAATAACAATAGCGGCGGTGCTTTGAGCAATAATGAACGGGACGTCGTACAAGAAGTAGAAGATGAAGAAACAAAATGTCAGGATGACTGCAAAGCTGAAAAGGAATTACCGGTGAAGAGTAAAGCTTCGACACCAGAATGTGCTGCTGACAAGGACAACGATAGGCAATGTGAAATGGGTGCATCTAGCGGCGAATTGATAGAACGCGTTAGTGAAGTGTGCGAGGAGGATGGTGAAGTTGAAGAGGAATCAGAGCTGGCGGTGAGCGATAGCAATGAAGCATTGGATTTATCCGTGTTGCCGGGTAATCAAATGCCAGCAAGCGGCCATGTGGCATTGGAGGCTTTGCAGCACACTAAAGTGGCAGTGGCGCAGTTCGCCGCGTCAGCATTAGGCGGCGCGCAAAATTACGGCGAAGCCATGAGTGAGTTAGCGATGGTGCAATCGACGATACTGAATGTGCAGCGGCAACATCTTATGCAACTGCAACTCATACAACATCTACAAAGTCAACTGAAGCGCGCCGGTGATGCTACAACAGATGAAGAACATTTGGATGAACAGCAAACGGGTGAGTTGAGCGACGAGTCACACTCTGAGCCAAAGAAGCGACTACTGCAGCCCGTAGAGCAAGATGTTGAAGATAAACCGGCTGAGTTTGCGATTAAAGTAGAGCGCACGGCCAGTGCAAGTTCAAAGCAGGAAACAGAAGGCATTGAATCCTTGAAGCCATCAGCGAGAAATGAAGAGAATACAAAGACTGAAGAATCAAAAAAAGTAATCGCAAGTATAGACTTGGATGTGTGTGAAAATGTGGATCACATcgagaaattgaaaatgaagagcACAAACTTGAGCGCAACCACTTCAACGCCGCTACCAGCgatcaataacaataacaacaataactacCAACCTTTGCTGTGTGACATTAGCTCTACGCTTGCCTCCAGCATAATCACGAATCATGATCCACCGCCTGCGCCCAACGAACCCAACTGCTTGGAAATGCTGCAACGTCGCACCGAAGAAGTTCTAGACTCCGCTTCTCAAAGTTTGCACGCCTCACACCTGCAGGATGAGTATGAGTATACACAGAAGGATGCACAAGGCCGCGGCGAAATATTTAAACATCGCTGTAAGTATTGTGGCAAGATTTTCGGATCGTTTTCGGCACTGCAGATACACCTGCGTTCGCACACTGGCGAGCGTCCATTTCACTGTAATGTTTGTGGCAGTAAATTTACCACAAAAGGTAATCTGAAAGTTCATTACCAGCGGCATACACAAATCTTTCCGCCAATGTTGATGGCGCATGGGCCGGGTAGCAGCGTGGTTGAGCCATTTCCGCCATACGGCGCGCCCGTGGGTGGCGCAGCGCTGATGCCAAATGATGTGCCTATCAGATTTCCAGTGTCAAGTGAGGCGAAAGCAATGGATATGGATGAACCGATTTTAGATGCTCCGCCAAAGGAAAAACACGAAGAACTATCGCAGCAGCCTCGCCCTGTACCAACACAGGTTGATGAGGCGCAAACGCTCAGTGAAATTCCTCAAGACCTGAGAAAGCCACATCTTTCACCTGTGTTACACGAGGAAAGCGAAGCCACAGTAGAAGCACCTAAGTCACCAATGATGAAACCTGTAACGAATCTGCAAACTAAACTTGAAAAACCAGAAACTGCAAGTACCCACCATCACCAACACCCACCACATGCGCATCATCAGTCGAAACGAAGTAGTAGTGCGCGTAAACGTAGCTCTCGCGCTAACACACCACACTCGGCAACGAGCGAGTCACGCAAGTCGCATGCGCACGAGGAGCGCGAAGTTGAGCGAGATCGTGAGCGCTTAGGCGACGTCTGTGATTTTCCACCGAAGTCGACGGCATCGCAACGTCGTTGTTCGATTAGTCGTAACTCCAGCAATAGCGGTCTCGAGCCACATATTTCTTCTGAATATTCGCTTGCACAAATGGAGCGTATTATTGATAAATCGTGGGAAGACTTAATCGAGATCGACACAACTTCGGAGACGTCGAAATTACAACAGCTTGTCGATAATATAGAGAACAAGCTAACGGATCCAAATCAATGCATTTTCTGTCACAAAGTTATGTCCTGCCGCAGCTCACTACAGATGCACATACGTACGCATACGGGAGAGCGACCGTTTCGCTGCAAAATATGTGGGCGTGCCTTTGCTACGAAGGGTAATTTGAAAGCGCACATGAGCATACACAAGATCAAGCCGCCAATGCGTAGCCAATTCAAATGTCCCGTTTGTCATCAGAAGTTCTCGAATGGCATAATACTGCAGCAACACATACGTATACATACAATAGACGATGGCAGTGGCGCGGTGAATGGGTTTCCCGGTGTTGCGTTAAATGGTGGCGTATTTGGCGCTTTTTCGCTACCTTTGGGCACGCTGCCCGGTACACCAGCCGCTGCCGAGGCGGTGGCGGAACATAATGCACGCATGAAGGCGCATATGGATGCCGCTATTGAGGATCAGAACTCGAATAAGTCGATGGGTGCTTCAGATAATTTTGACTTTTCAACAACATCTGATTACTCAGGTCAGCGTTCGGAGTCGTCGCAAGGTGATTTCGATGATTTTATGACAATGGATAGTACCGATGATTCACGCGAGAATACGagctcgttaacacctttcgatcGTCGTCTGCACGATGACTATAACGAAGAGAGAGCCGGCGAAGCGACAGAACGTGCTGAAAGTGATGAGCTAACGCAGCCGATGACAGCAATGGTTGCAGCAGCTGCTATGGATTTAACAGCGCGTGGTTTTCCCGCTAATGGCATTTCGCAAAAAGCTTTCGAGCATCTGCCCATGTTGGGCATGTCACCGAATTTTCTGCTGATGGCGGCTGCGCGCGAAGAAATGCAAATGTTGGGGGCGCAAGGAAAGTTTCCGGTACTGCCGTTTGGACCGTTGGGATTTATGG GTTTACATCCCCAAACGAATTTGTGTAATTTGTGTTTCAAGATATTTCCAAATCCGATAACATTGGAGCATCACATACAAACTGAACATACCAAAGATGTTGCtaataatttaacaacaacaaaGACAACAATAACAGCTATAATGAcatcaacaaccacaacaacaactacaagcaGTAGCAACaacgcaacaacaacaagtaattCTGGTACGGGCAGGGCGGATAGGACATCACCATTGAATGCAAAG CTTACTGTGAGCTCAAATCTGTTCCCGAAACAAACCAGCGGTGATACGAGTGAAGAGCTAACCAAATCTAACAGCACTCCAAAAACTAATAATCAGAACAATGTAAAAGATATTTACTCTGGCAAATCTTCTAGAGTCAGTAGTCCAGTTAGGCCTCAAGCAAGCGTGTCTCCGACACTGCGACAGCAAATAAAACAAGAACCCGAAACAGAACACGAGCATGATTTGCAACATTCAAAAGGAGACCTTTCGCGTTCGTCTCATGCTTCTATAACAGCGCGCACACCAACACCAACAACTACAACGTCGCCCTTACGAGAAACACCAACGTTATCCGCATTAAGACCAAGCTATCAAACGTTAACAAAACCGTCTAACTCAGAACAATCCGCACCTACAACAACGCATTCGCCTTTTGAACTGTCTGCTCATGCGTATTTAACAATGCCGCTGCAAAGTAACGCCGAACAATCGCTTATGCAAATGCAATTAC TATCCTCACTTCCGCATGACACAATGCCATTGCACTACGGACACACCCAATACCAAACACATCTCCAAAACCAACAACATTTGCCATCTCATACTCAACAACAACTGTTACATAAACCTTTGCTGCCCGCAGACGCACATCGTTTTCCGGCAAACCCATTGGACTTTCAACAGGCTTTGATGTCTGTCGGTCCGCCGAATTTGAATGCGGACGCTGCCAACGGagcaaatcaaaaacatttttgtcATGTTTGTCGGCGTAATTTTAGTTCGAGTTCGGCGCTGCAGATTCATATGCGCACTCATACCGGAGATAAGCCTTTCCAGTGTAATGTGTGCCAGAAGGCCTTCACAACCAAAGGAAACTTGAAG gttCACATGGGTACGCATATGTGGACGAATCCCACTTCGCGACGTGGTAGACGTATGTCATTGGAGCTACCTCTACATCGACCCGGCAGTATGCCAGCAGAGCCTGATTTTATGCAGAGACGCCCAGAATTATTTTTCCCGTATTTGCCGCCATTTTTTAACGGATTGCAGCCTAAG CCCGGCGATCTAAGCACAGGTGCCTTTCCCAATCTAACACCACCACATTTCCCAAATGGCGCGAACGCTGGCAAATATCCCCCTGGACTCTTGGGCTTACCGCCTTTTCTTGCACCGCCTTATAGCTTCGCAGGGATGCCACCATATTCACATGGCGAGCGCGTCCTAGAAAGAGATAGTAAATCGCCAGAACCAACGCGAGACGAAAATAAGCGTTTGGAGAGTCCAACGCATAGTACAGCCGTTGAAGCGCCTTGGCATATGTTAGATAAAATTAAAACGGAGAACAATCAAATTGAAGAAACGTCAACGACGCCGACGAATTTTAGTAGTCAATTGGATGAAATGCGAAACGAGACACAACGCTTAGTAGAATAA